A genome region from Leptospiraceae bacterium includes the following:
- a CDS encoding DUF883 family protein, protein MEAQAKLESDFKLLNQESKNIKKRAREHYLEQVSDISEKIKHFGDEAGEKAKQVIDNVGDYITKNPQKATLIGVGIGVGLGVLVGLIVRRKD, encoded by the coding sequence ATGGAAGCACAAGCAAAATTAGAATCTGATTTCAAACTTTTAAATCAGGAATCAAAAAACATTAAAAAAAGAGCGAGGGAACACTATTTGGAACAGGTATCAGATATTTCAGAAAAAATCAAACACTTCGGCGACGAAGCCGGAGAAAAAGCAAAACAAGTAATTGATAATGTGGGCGATTACATAACTAAAAATCCTCAAAAAGCAACTTTAATTGGCGTAGGGATTGGTGTCGGATTAGGAGTTCTAGTAGGACTGATAGTTCGCAGAAAAGACTAA
- a CDS encoding M48 family metalloprotease, which produces MDAKYFTSLLINKILVIMSIVCSMYIFGNCKSSEIKVEEKPEPPQYIYKEIKIGRALAAKFIKKYGLVQNLEQTKYLNFIGNKIAELSPRQELNFKFGILDTPEVNAFACPGGYIFITKGALALIENEAELVGVLSHEVSHVSLFHSGKFESKEEIWIDLIASMLSPGGDMVSTVMEAASTELEESMLENGRQKEFETQADSSAAILISELGYDSSAYVGYLKKMKSSQDNKVFVKTHPPVDDRINVIQKFITDQKLPKTGKLNVKRYRQNIPKT; this is translated from the coding sequence TTGGACGCAAAATATTTTACATCCTTACTAATAAATAAAATTTTAGTTATAATGTCAATAGTATGCTCTATGTATATTTTCGGTAATTGTAAATCCTCTGAGATTAAAGTAGAAGAAAAACCAGAGCCTCCTCAATATATATATAAAGAAATTAAAATTGGTCGTGCGTTAGCTGCCAAGTTTATTAAAAAATATGGACTTGTTCAGAATTTGGAACAAACCAAATACTTGAATTTTATTGGAAATAAAATTGCTGAGTTGTCACCAAGGCAGGAATTAAATTTTAAATTTGGAATTTTAGATACTCCTGAAGTAAATGCTTTTGCTTGCCCAGGCGGATATATTTTTATTACCAAAGGTGCACTTGCGTTAATTGAAAATGAGGCAGAACTTGTAGGAGTACTTTCTCATGAAGTTTCTCATGTATCGTTATTTCATTCAGGCAAATTTGAATCGAAAGAAGAAATATGGATTGATTTAATTGCTTCCATGCTCTCGCCTGGTGGAGATATGGTTTCGACTGTTATGGAAGCGGCTTCCACTGAATTAGAAGAAAGTATGTTAGAAAATGGTCGCCAAAAAGAATTTGAAACTCAAGCAGATTCTTCAGCTGCTATTTTAATTTCTGAATTAGGTTATGACTCTAGTGCCTACGTTGGTTATTTAAAAAAAATGAAATCATCGCAAGATAATAAAGTTTTTGTTAAAACACATCCACCGGTTGATGATCGTATCAATGTTATTCAGAAATTTATAACAGATCAAAAACTTCCAAAAACTGGAAAATTAAACGTTAAACGCTATCGTCAAAATATTCCTAAAACATAA